In Corallococcus silvisoli, one DNA window encodes the following:
- a CDS encoding DUF6311 domain-containing protein — MSESVPNPSPPSPSPAASHRALVVARVLAVLGGLGWFLWMGGGPVLPPTRIDWMMREDWAAHIFGWLFFRNADWQLPLGAAPNHFYPYGSSVALTDGNPWFAVLLKPFNGLLPVDFQYTGPWLGLCYALMGYFGARLVETVSPRPVPVALGGALLALSPVMAARFGHPTLCAHWLLVALLWLNLRDVADARAATRSLGLAALFNAIASGTHPYWVAMLMPLTLALGVRLVWSRKLGLARVAGACAGIAALDVGLFALFGYFGGSGLGAEGFGDFSADLATLVNPLGWSRLLPDLPAAPRQGEGFGYLGAGALLLLALAAVSLPLRSREARALDWRRGLPAAVVVLLMAVYALSSRVTWLGQPVADLGALYAPLVKATNAFRASGRFVWPLDYLLVVGAVLLVVRLWRGVPGVAGAALAVALAVQAYDAREDKSALFKPVRFQRLRSPDWAALEGPYQHLALFPPHVQWVCRYDEPLVNALAYQAYRLKLTFNSGYASRTPQALEAECHAPLPPGGLDARTAYVVLPEHLRPFLDAGARCGRVEGLPVCVVAGNTDAFAQGLARQPLR; from the coding sequence TTGAGCGAGTCCGTCCCGAACCCGAGTCCCCCGTCCCCCTCCCCCGCCGCGTCCCACCGGGCCCTCGTCGTCGCGCGAGTGCTGGCGGTGCTCGGAGGGCTGGGCTGGTTCCTGTGGATGGGCGGAGGGCCGGTGCTGCCGCCCACGCGCATCGACTGGATGATGCGCGAGGACTGGGCCGCGCACATCTTCGGCTGGCTCTTCTTCCGCAACGCGGACTGGCAGCTGCCGCTGGGCGCGGCGCCCAACCACTTCTATCCCTACGGCTCGTCGGTGGCGCTCACGGACGGCAACCCGTGGTTCGCCGTCCTCCTCAAGCCCTTCAACGGGCTGCTGCCCGTGGACTTCCAGTACACCGGACCGTGGCTGGGCCTGTGCTACGCGCTGATGGGCTACTTCGGCGCCCGGCTGGTGGAGACGGTGTCCCCCCGCCCGGTGCCCGTGGCGCTGGGCGGCGCGCTGCTGGCGCTGTCGCCGGTGATGGCGGCGCGCTTCGGCCACCCCACGCTGTGCGCGCACTGGCTGCTGGTGGCGCTGCTGTGGCTCAACCTGCGCGACGTGGCGGACGCGCGCGCCGCGACGCGGAGCCTGGGCCTCGCGGCCCTCTTCAACGCCATCGCCTCCGGCACCCACCCGTACTGGGTGGCCATGCTGATGCCGCTGACGCTGGCGCTCGGGGTGCGGCTCGTCTGGAGCCGGAAGCTCGGCCTCGCGCGCGTCGCGGGGGCCTGCGCGGGCATCGCGGCGCTGGACGTGGGGCTGTTCGCCCTCTTCGGCTACTTCGGCGGGAGCGGCCTGGGCGCGGAGGGCTTCGGGGACTTCTCCGCGGACCTGGCCACGCTGGTGAACCCGCTGGGCTGGTCGCGACTGCTGCCGGACCTCCCCGCGGCGCCCCGGCAGGGCGAGGGCTTCGGCTACCTGGGCGCGGGGGCCTTGCTGCTCCTCGCGCTCGCGGCCGTGAGCCTGCCGCTGCGCTCGCGTGAAGCGCGCGCGCTGGACTGGCGCCGGGGGCTGCCCGCGGCGGTCGTGGTGCTGCTGATGGCTGTCTACGCGCTGTCCTCGCGCGTGACGTGGCTGGGCCAGCCGGTGGCGGACCTGGGCGCGCTGTACGCGCCGCTGGTGAAGGCCACGAACGCGTTCCGCGCCTCGGGCCGCTTCGTGTGGCCGCTGGACTATCTGCTCGTCGTCGGCGCGGTGCTGCTGGTGGTGCGCCTGTGGAGGGGCGTGCCCGGCGTCGCCGGGGCCGCGCTGGCGGTGGCGCTGGCGGTGCAGGCGTACGACGCTCGTGAAGACAAGAGCGCCCTCTTCAAGCCCGTGCGCTTCCAGCGCCTGCGGTCTCCGGACTGGGCCGCGCTGGAGGGCCCCTACCAGCACCTGGCCCTCTTCCCACCGCATGTGCAGTGGGTGTGCCGGTACGACGAGCCGCTGGTGAACGCGCTGGCGTATCAGGCGTACCGGCTGAAGCTCACCTTCAACAGCGGCTACGCGTCGCGCACACCCCAGGCCCTGGAGGCGGAGTGCCACGCGCCGCTGCCCCCGGGCGGACTGGACGCGCGCACCGCGTACGTGGTGCTGCCCGAACACCTGCGGCCCTTCCTCGATGCGGGCGCGAGGTGCGGCCGGGTGGAGGGGCTGCCGGTGTGCGTGGTGGCCGGCAACACGGACGCGTTCGCCCAGGGGCTCGCGCGACAGCCCCTCCGTTGA
- a CDS encoding VOC family protein produces MPTMTKHAAGTVSWVDLMAWDLEKAQDFYGAVFGWTFGPSLKENGYYTMARTQGSEVAAMMPRPKDSPAPSAWNVYFAVESVDRSVARLKELGGKVMMEPMDVSEAGRMAFCQDPTGAAFGFWQPNKFPGAGRVNEPGTMAWHEAKTRDGEKAVAFYKDLFGMTADKMPGEQMQYWVLKKDGGEAAGVMQLDAKTPANVPAHWMVTFAVGNTDETAATVARKGGTVIMAPFDSPYGRISIVADPGGAAFGIITLARPPKP; encoded by the coding sequence ATGCCGACGATGACGAAGCACGCCGCGGGGACGGTGTCCTGGGTGGACCTGATGGCCTGGGACCTGGAGAAGGCCCAGGACTTCTATGGGGCGGTGTTCGGCTGGACGTTCGGGCCCAGCTTGAAGGAGAACGGCTACTACACGATGGCCCGCACGCAGGGCAGCGAGGTGGCGGCGATGATGCCGCGCCCCAAGGACTCGCCCGCCCCCTCGGCCTGGAACGTCTATTTCGCCGTGGAGAGCGTGGACCGCTCCGTCGCCCGTCTGAAGGAGCTGGGCGGCAAGGTGATGATGGAGCCCATGGACGTCAGCGAGGCGGGGCGCATGGCCTTCTGTCAGGACCCGACCGGGGCGGCCTTTGGCTTCTGGCAGCCGAACAAGTTCCCTGGCGCGGGCCGGGTGAACGAGCCCGGCACCATGGCCTGGCACGAGGCGAAGACGCGCGATGGCGAGAAGGCCGTCGCCTTCTACAAGGACCTCTTCGGCATGACGGCGGACAAGATGCCGGGGGAGCAGATGCAGTACTGGGTCCTGAAGAAGGACGGCGGTGAGGCGGCGGGCGTGATGCAGCTGGACGCGAAGACCCCCGCCAACGTGCCGGCCCACTGGATGGTCACCTTCGCCGTGGGCAACACCGACGAGACCGCGGCCACCGTCGCCCGCAAGGGTGGCACGGTCATCATGGCGCCGTTCGACTCGCCCTACGGCCGCATCAGCATCGTCGCCGACCCCGGCGGCGCGGCCTTCGGCATCATCACCCTGGCGCGACCGCCGAAGCCGTAG
- the larC gene encoding nickel pincer cofactor biosynthesis protein LarC, whose product MRRILYLEPVGGIAGDMFLAAGIDLGVSPDALAQALSGLSVPGWKLAVSRAVRHAISGTHLDVVLDAKEAHPHRAYADIRRLIEAAPTLPERAKSRALAVFRAIGEAEAKVHGVSIDDIHFHEVGAVDSIVDICGAAVVLELLGDPEVHAAPPPLGSGTIRVAHGQMPIPVPATLELLRDVPVRFEGVGELTTPTGAALLKVLTRIGHPPDFIVEKVGYGVGTKDFRDRPNVLRASLGRVEAQATEGLWVVEANLDDATPQLLAYLVERLLEVGAKDAWVSPVVMKKGRPAHLLGALVEGGLREAVVDAVLHESTSLGVRYHRVERHALERDWVEVETPWGKVRVKRGLRDGRVLNAHPEFDDCVRVARAAGVPVKQVMAAAMAALTP is encoded by the coding sequence ATGCGACGCATCCTCTACCTGGAGCCCGTGGGCGGCATCGCCGGGGACATGTTCCTGGCGGCGGGCATCGACCTGGGCGTGTCGCCGGATGCGCTCGCCCAGGCCCTCTCCGGTCTGAGCGTGCCGGGCTGGAAGCTGGCGGTGTCGCGCGCGGTGCGCCACGCCATCAGCGGCACGCACCTGGACGTGGTGCTGGACGCGAAGGAGGCGCACCCGCACCGCGCCTACGCGGACATCCGCCGGCTCATCGAAGCGGCCCCCACGCTGCCGGAGCGCGCGAAGTCGCGGGCGCTGGCGGTGTTCCGCGCCATCGGCGAGGCCGAGGCGAAGGTGCACGGCGTGTCCATCGACGACATCCACTTCCATGAAGTGGGCGCGGTGGACTCCATCGTGGACATCTGCGGCGCGGCGGTGGTGCTGGAGCTCTTGGGGGACCCGGAGGTGCACGCCGCGCCGCCGCCCCTGGGCAGCGGCACCATCCGCGTGGCGCACGGGCAGATGCCCATCCCCGTGCCCGCGACGCTGGAGCTGCTTCGCGACGTGCCCGTGCGCTTCGAGGGCGTGGGCGAGCTGACCACGCCCACGGGCGCGGCCCTGCTCAAGGTGCTGACGCGGATTGGCCACCCGCCGGACTTCATCGTGGAGAAGGTGGGCTACGGCGTGGGGACGAAGGACTTCCGCGACCGGCCCAACGTCCTGCGCGCGTCCCTGGGCCGCGTGGAGGCGCAGGCCACCGAAGGGCTGTGGGTGGTGGAGGCGAACCTGGATGACGCCACGCCGCAGCTGCTGGCCTATCTGGTGGAGCGGCTGCTGGAGGTGGGCGCGAAGGACGCGTGGGTGTCCCCGGTGGTGATGAAGAAGGGCCGGCCCGCGCACCTGCTGGGCGCGCTGGTGGAGGGCGGCCTGCGCGAGGCGGTGGTGGACGCGGTGCTGCACGAGTCCACGTCGCTGGGCGTGCGCTACCACCGGGTGGAGCGCCACGCGCTGGAGCGCGACTGGGTGGAGGTGGAGACGCCGTGGGGCAAGGTCCGCGTGAAGCGGGGCCTGCGCGACGGCCGGGTGCTCAACGCGCACCCGGAGTTCGACGACTGCGTCCGCGTGGCGCGGGCCGCCGGCGTGCCGGTGAAGCAGGTGATGGCCGCCGCGATGGCGGCCCTCACGCCTTGA
- the larB gene encoding nickel pincer cofactor biosynthesis protein LarB has translation MDEKALRALLGQVKTGKVTLDDAVGKLKDLPYAELGYATLDTHRNLRFGFPEVVLGEPKTVEQLLGIVGALVERKQTVLVTRLQPDKAEALLARFPKAEYHPVARIFHLRQRKVKAGLIAVVTAGTSDIPVAEEAALTAEAMGAQVRRVYDVGVAGIHRLLRRREEIQECHVAVVVAGMEGALASALGGLVGIPVVAVPTSVGYGANLKGISALLAMVNSCASNVATVNIDNGFGGGFYAALISRTKGRR, from the coding sequence ATGGACGAGAAGGCGCTCAGGGCCCTGCTGGGGCAGGTGAAGACGGGCAAGGTCACGCTCGACGACGCGGTCGGCAAGCTCAAGGACCTCCCGTACGCGGAGCTGGGCTACGCGACATTGGACACGCACCGCAACCTGCGCTTCGGCTTCCCGGAGGTGGTGCTGGGCGAGCCCAAGACGGTGGAGCAGCTGCTGGGCATCGTGGGCGCGCTGGTGGAGCGCAAGCAGACGGTGCTGGTGACGCGGCTGCAGCCGGACAAGGCGGAGGCGCTGCTCGCGCGCTTCCCCAAGGCCGAGTACCACCCGGTGGCGCGCATCTTCCACCTGCGCCAGCGCAAGGTGAAGGCGGGCCTCATCGCGGTGGTGACGGCGGGCACCAGCGACATCCCCGTGGCGGAGGAGGCCGCGCTCACCGCGGAGGCCATGGGCGCCCAGGTGCGGCGCGTCTACGACGTGGGCGTGGCGGGCATCCACCGGCTGCTGCGCCGCCGGGAGGAGATCCAGGAGTGCCACGTCGCGGTGGTGGTGGCGGGCATGGAGGGCGCGCTCGCGAGCGCGCTGGGCGGCCTGGTGGGCATCCCGGTGGTGGCGGTGCCCACGTCGGTGGGCTACGGCGCGAACCTGAAGGGCATCTCCGCGCTGCTCGCGATGGTGAACTCGTGCGCCTCCAACGTGGCGACGGTGAACATCGACAACGGGTTTGGCGGCGGCTTCTACGCGGCGCTCATCTCCCGCACGAAGGGACGGCGCTGA
- a CDS encoding chemotaxis protein CheC codes for MSPPLPSDAQLDALREVANIGCGHGANALARLVGGRVDLSVPEVRVTDAAQGPALLAEDAPAVAVRLGMTGELRGALVLALPPRDAEALESALVRGQPASPAERESALTEAANILASACLSAIGRLTGWRLLPTVPRLERGPVRPVLADVLGDVEPGPGVVLAARFAATGPTSLGGQMLLVLERGSAQALLSRLGL; via the coding sequence GTGAGCCCCCCCCTGCCCAGTGACGCGCAGCTCGACGCCCTGCGCGAGGTGGCCAACATCGGCTGCGGACACGGCGCCAATGCCCTGGCCCGCCTGGTGGGAGGCCGCGTGGACCTGTCCGTCCCCGAGGTGCGGGTGACGGACGCGGCGCAGGGCCCCGCGCTGCTCGCCGAGGACGCCCCCGCCGTCGCCGTGCGCCTGGGGATGACGGGCGAGCTGCGCGGCGCGCTGGTGCTGGCCCTGCCGCCCCGGGACGCGGAGGCGCTGGAGTCCGCGCTGGTGCGGGGGCAGCCCGCCTCCCCCGCGGAGCGCGAGAGCGCGCTGACGGAGGCCGCGAACATCCTCGCCAGCGCGTGCCTCTCCGCCATCGGACGGCTGACGGGCTGGCGGCTGTTGCCCACGGTGCCCCGGCTCGAGCGCGGCCCGGTGCGGCCGGTGCTGGCGGACGTGCTGGGGGACGTGGAGCCGGGGCCGGGCGTGGTGCTGGCCGCGCGCTTCGCGGCCACCGGGCCCACGTCGCTGGGCGGTCAGATGCTGCTGGTGCTGGAGCGCGGGAGCGCCCAGGCGCTGTTGTCCCGGCTGGGCCTGTAG
- a CDS encoding chemotaxis protein CheA gives MTMDMSRYLGLFISEATEHLEALGRDLVELEREATASTVDSMFRHAHSVKGMASSMGFEPIAMLAHRVEDLVDAVRQDRKLLDRDLVDLLLSAADTLSAQVRAVASSREPEPAEGLLQQLGVRVQALTGHAPAATRVAQVTALKPATPPAGDDGPEGSGSPPGGADGPSGAGASGSGSSGAGSPGGSAASGSAASAPGSPGDSAASGSAASAPGSPGGSAASGSGSSGAGSPNDSAASGSAASAPGRPGGSAASGPEPAGPGSPGGTAGPPVPGDSQGPSTPRSESSGGGAGSTDAGVPGSPVGLTVVRAPEASRGAPGPEAGAPGGLSPSGLSALPPASLMPPRDLSGPESLYGAPGARSLTAVRTDSDPSASVVALAAGLKAVASAADLRASAPRWSVRLRISPTCQVPGVRAFLVHKRLSTLGTLVDLRPPLEELKAGRIPDGYIQVDVETPVGEAGIQAALRNVAEVEVVSVAPTLPEPPVLPVAAPASDSARASADASSRTVRVRTELLDYFLDTVGELMLATARLREVGKVLPENTRPALEEGVYRLHTLVKDLHDKVMSARMTPLSLITDRLPRAARDLARRKEREVELVITGAEIELDRAILDELADPLLHLLRNCIDHGLESPDERLAAKKPTRGRVLVTVRRARDRVIIDIEDDGRGMDPAKLKASALKRGLITEDAAQRMADRDAFLLSCLPGVSTAKDITDISGRGVGMDAVKRVVESVGGTLEIDSERGRGTVFTLRLPLTVAVVHLLLVEVGEEVFGLPIAKVVGATEADPQALSKSRETALLPHGNGLLPVHALEVLLGVPASPRPGFRPFVVMEGDAGTGKVALAVDRLLGQEEVVLKPLSRPLDLLPGLSGVTILGSGRPVFILDVPRLLTA, from the coding sequence ATGACGATGGACATGTCCCGGTACCTGGGCCTCTTCATCTCGGAGGCCACCGAGCACCTGGAGGCGCTCGGGCGGGACCTGGTGGAGCTGGAGCGCGAGGCCACCGCCAGCACCGTGGACTCGATGTTCCGTCACGCCCACTCGGTGAAGGGCATGGCGTCGTCCATGGGCTTCGAGCCCATCGCGATGCTGGCGCACCGGGTGGAGGACCTGGTGGACGCGGTGCGGCAGGACCGCAAGCTGCTCGACCGGGACCTGGTGGACCTGCTCCTGAGCGCGGCGGACACGCTGTCGGCCCAGGTGCGCGCCGTCGCGTCCAGTCGGGAGCCGGAGCCCGCCGAAGGCCTGCTGCAACAGCTGGGCGTCCGGGTGCAGGCGCTCACCGGCCACGCGCCCGCCGCGACGCGCGTGGCGCAAGTCACCGCGCTCAAGCCCGCGACGCCGCCAGCCGGTGACGACGGACCCGAGGGGTCCGGTTCGCCGCCGGGCGGGGCAGACGGTCCTTCAGGGGCCGGAGCCTCGGGCTCGGGAAGCTCCGGTGCCGGGAGTCCGGGTGGCTCCGCTGCTTCGGGTTCGGCGGCATCCGCCCCTGGGAGTCCGGGTGACTCCGCTGCTTCGGGTTCGGCGGCATCGGCCCCAGGGAGTCCGGGTGGCTCCGCTGCTTCGGGTTCGGGAAGCTCTGGTGCTGGGAGTCCGAATGACTCTGCTGCTTCGGGGTCGGCGGCATCCGCCCCTGGGCGTCCGGGTGGCTCCGCTGCTTCGGGGCCGGAGCCAGCCGGCCCGGGAAGCCCGGGCGGCACCGCTGGCCCACCGGTGCCGGGTGATTCGCAGGGGCCCTCCACTCCGCGCTCGGAGTCCTCCGGCGGCGGTGCCGGGTCCACCGATGCGGGCGTGCCGGGAAGCCCGGTAGGCCTGACGGTGGTGAGAGCCCCGGAGGCCTCGCGTGGCGCTCCGGGTCCCGAGGCCGGAGCTCCCGGTGGCCTGTCGCCCTCCGGCCTGTCCGCGCTTCCCCCCGCCAGCCTGATGCCGCCGCGCGACCTGAGCGGCCCGGAATCCCTCTACGGCGCACCCGGCGCGCGCTCCCTCACGGCCGTGCGGACGGACTCCGACCCCTCCGCCTCCGTGGTCGCGCTGGCCGCGGGCCTCAAGGCCGTCGCCAGCGCCGCGGACCTCCGGGCCAGCGCGCCCCGCTGGTCCGTCCGGCTGCGCATCTCGCCCACCTGCCAGGTGCCCGGCGTGCGCGCGTTCCTCGTGCACAAGCGGCTGTCCACCCTGGGCACGCTCGTGGACCTGCGGCCCCCCCTGGAGGAGCTCAAGGCCGGCCGCATCCCCGACGGCTACATCCAGGTGGACGTGGAGACCCCCGTGGGCGAGGCCGGCATCCAGGCCGCCCTCCGCAACGTGGCCGAGGTGGAGGTCGTCTCCGTCGCCCCCACCCTCCCGGAGCCCCCCGTCCTGCCCGTCGCCGCGCCGGCGTCGGACAGCGCGCGCGCCAGCGCGGACGCGAGCTCGCGCACGGTGCGCGTGCGCACGGAGCTGCTCGACTACTTCCTCGACACGGTGGGGGAGCTGATGCTCGCCACCGCCCGCCTGCGTGAAGTAGGCAAGGTGCTGCCGGAGAACACGCGCCCCGCGCTGGAGGAGGGCGTCTACCGGCTGCACACGCTGGTGAAGGACCTGCACGACAAGGTGATGAGCGCGCGCATGACGCCGCTGTCGCTCATCACCGACCGGCTGCCCCGCGCCGCGCGCGACCTCGCCCGCCGCAAGGAGCGCGAGGTGGAGCTGGTCATCACCGGCGCCGAAATCGAGCTGGACCGCGCCATCCTCGACGAGCTGGCGGATCCGCTGCTGCACCTCTTGCGCAACTGCATCGACCACGGCCTGGAGTCCCCCGACGAACGGCTGGCCGCGAAGAAGCCCACGCGCGGCCGCGTGCTGGTGACGGTGCGCCGCGCGCGCGACCGCGTCATCATCGACATCGAGGACGACGGCCGGGGCATGGACCCCGCGAAGCTCAAGGCCTCGGCGTTGAAGCGCGGGCTCATCACCGAGGACGCCGCCCAGCGCATGGCGGACCGAGACGCCTTCCTCCTGTCGTGCCTGCCCGGCGTCTCCACCGCGAAGGACATCACCGACATCTCCGGGCGCGGCGTGGGCATGGACGCCGTGAAGCGCGTGGTGGAGAGCGTGGGCGGCACCCTCGAAATCGACAGCGAGCGCGGCCGGGGCACCGTCTTCACCCTGCGCCTGCCGCTCACCGTGGCCGTGGTGCACCTGCTCCTGGTGGAGGTGGGCGAGGAGGTCTTCGGCCTGCCCATCGCCAAGGTGGTGGGCGCCACGGAGGCGGACCCGCAGGCCCTGAGCAAGAGCCGCGAGACGGCGCTCCTGCCCCACGGCAACGGCCTGTTGCCGGTGCACGCACTGGAGGTGTTGCTGGGGGTGCCCGCGTCGCCCAGGCCGGGATTCCGGCCCTTCGTGGTGATGGAGGGCGACGCCGGCACCGGCAAGGTGGCGCTGGCGGTGGATCGCCTCCTGGGGCAGGAGGAAGTCGTGCTCAAACCCCTGTCCCGGCCCCTGGACTTGCTGCCGGGCCTGTCTGGCGTGACCATCCTGGGCAGCGGGCGGCCCGTGTTCATCCTGGACGTCCCGAGGTTACTGACCGCGTGA
- a CDS encoding response regulator: protein MAKRVLVVDDAIFMRNMIKDIFASGGFEVVGEAANGLEAVEKFKELKPDLTTMDIVMPFKSGIEATREIIKADSSAVVIMCSALGQESLVMEAIEAGASDFIVKPFRAEDVLAVVKKVLGEA, encoded by the coding sequence ATGGCTAAGCGGGTGCTGGTCGTCGACGACGCCATCTTCATGCGCAACATGATCAAGGACATCTTTGCGTCTGGAGGGTTCGAGGTCGTCGGTGAGGCGGCCAACGGCCTGGAGGCCGTGGAGAAGTTCAAGGAGTTGAAGCCGGACCTCACGACGATGGACATCGTGATGCCCTTCAAGAGCGGCATTGAAGCGACGCGGGAAATCATCAAGGCCGACAGCAGCGCGGTCGTCATCATGTGTTCGGCGCTCGGGCAGGAGAGCCTGGTGATGGAGGCCATCGAGGCGGGCGCCTCGGACTTCATCGTCAAGCCGTTCCGGGCGGAGGACGTGCTGGCGGTCGTCAAGAAGGTGCTGGGAGAGGCTTGA
- a CDS encoding chemotaxis protein CheW — MRHVIFRVEKERYGLPLSAVREVVVPPERYTRVPRAPSAITGVMNLRGRVVTVVELRQLLHLPEGPTPLCRVVLLDRGRRDLGLLVTDVDGIEAVERVSAAPGKAMPAVRGVARLGGLGVTVLDPEGLDAAVVALFTPSK, encoded by the coding sequence GTGCGGCACGTCATCTTCCGGGTCGAGAAGGAACGCTACGGGTTGCCCTTGTCGGCGGTCCGGGAGGTCGTCGTGCCTCCGGAGCGCTACACCCGTGTTCCACGCGCCCCCTCCGCCATCACCGGCGTGATGAACCTGCGGGGCCGGGTGGTGACCGTGGTGGAGCTACGGCAGCTTTTGCACCTGCCTGAAGGTCCCACGCCGCTGTGCCGCGTCGTGCTACTGGACCGGGGTCGCAGGGACTTGGGGCTCCTGGTGACGGACGTGGACGGCATCGAGGCGGTGGAGCGCGTCAGCGCCGCGCCGGGCAAGGCCATGCCCGCGGTTCGCGGCGTTGCCCGCCTGGGCGGTCTGGGAGTGACCGTGCTGGATCCGGAAGGACTTGATGCGGCGGTCGTTGCCTTGTTCACTCCCTCCAAGTGA
- a CDS encoding methyl-accepting chemotaxis protein, translating to MRRPLRDDPSSGLTPRREPVQRLLRAVEGPKAVREQSLHRKITTGYILLGLLLGTWLLCTENLFDTSWGHWSSVIRVSVGVLITFGGAAFLPSLLARVTRVKVLSRSAFEISQGDLSKPVAAEVHSTRDEIDELTGAISRMQENLRELVGKIQDTAKSVADTAIDLQRSAENVNGSTEEVGSSMEKIASGAETQSQLVSQASKVITEMAGSIQRTAASALDAARTSAETSSSAEDGSKAARLAGDKVKKVFNRIESASQQVFAFGEKTQEISKIVDAITQVAQQTNLLALNATIEAARAGEYGRGFAVVADEVRKLAESAGRSAEQISRLARDISGQSTSVVSAMKEGIAELAEGREDLTDIMRSMGAITDTARKGAEKVTLISDSTREQMKGSEEMVKAIEEIKLVAKNNASSTEAIQAVIQEQTAAVSRMTSLASELTNLSVELQSVVRSFRLGP from the coding sequence GTGCGCCGCCCCCTTCGCGACGACCCATCCTCTGGCCTCACCCCCCGACGCGAGCCCGTGCAGCGCCTGCTGCGCGCCGTCGAGGGCCCCAAGGCGGTCCGCGAGCAGTCCCTGCACCGGAAGATCACCACCGGGTACATCCTGCTGGGCCTGCTGCTGGGCACCTGGCTGCTCTGCACGGAGAACCTCTTCGACACGTCCTGGGGCCACTGGAGCTCCGTCATCCGGGTGAGCGTGGGCGTGCTCATCACCTTCGGCGGCGCGGCGTTCCTGCCGTCCCTGCTGGCGCGCGTCACCCGCGTGAAGGTGCTCAGCCGCTCCGCGTTCGAGATCTCCCAGGGCGACCTGTCCAAGCCCGTGGCCGCGGAGGTGCACAGCACCCGCGACGAAATCGACGAGCTGACGGGCGCCATCTCCCGCATGCAGGAGAACCTGCGCGAGCTGGTGGGCAAGATCCAGGACACCGCCAAGAGCGTGGCGGACACGGCCATCGACCTGCAGCGGTCGGCGGAGAACGTCAACGGGTCCACGGAGGAAGTGGGCTCGTCGATGGAGAAGATCGCCAGCGGCGCGGAGACCCAGTCGCAGCTCGTCTCCCAGGCCTCCAAGGTCATCACGGAGATGGCCGGCAGCATCCAGCGCACGGCGGCGAGCGCGCTGGACGCGGCCCGCACGTCCGCGGAGACCAGCAGCAGCGCGGAGGACGGCTCCAAGGCGGCGCGGCTCGCGGGCGACAAGGTGAAGAAGGTCTTCAACCGCATCGAGTCCGCCAGCCAGCAGGTCTTCGCCTTCGGCGAGAAGACGCAGGAGATCTCCAAGATCGTCGACGCCATCACCCAGGTGGCCCAGCAGACGAACCTCCTGGCCCTCAACGCCACCATCGAGGCGGCGCGCGCGGGCGAGTACGGCCGCGGCTTCGCGGTGGTGGCGGACGAGGTGCGCAAGCTGGCGGAGAGCGCGGGCCGCTCCGCGGAGCAGATCTCCCGCCTGGCGCGCGACATCTCCGGTCAGTCCACCTCCGTCGTCAGCGCCATGAAGGAAGGCATCGCGGAGCTGGCGGAGGGCCGTGAGGACCTCACCGACATCATGCGCTCCATGGGCGCCATCACCGACACCGCGCGCAAGGGCGCGGAGAAGGTGACGCTCATCTCCGACAGCACCCGCGAGCAGATGAAGGGCAGCGAGGAGATGGTGAAGGCCATCGAGGAAATCAAGCTCGTGGCGAAGAACAACGCCAGCTCCACGGAGGCCATCCAGGCCGTCATCCAGGAGCAGACGGCCGCGGTGTCGCGGATGACGTCGCTGGCGAGCGAGCTGACCAACCTCTCCGTGGAGCTGCAGAGCGTGGTGCGCAGCTTCCGCCTGGGGCCCTGA
- the thiL gene encoding thiamine-phosphate kinase gives MPGEFDLIQRFLACFPRARVPVGPGDDCAVLAPSKGALCVTTDAVVEDVHFTRATFSPADIGHKALAVNLSDLAAMGAVPRWFVCALALPRDFPPRELSALGRGMAALAKAHRIALVGGNFTSAREVSVTLTVTGELPHPPLLRSGARPGDLLYVSGTLGDARLGLQLLQAGVRRGAAVRRQRRPEPRVALGQVAARFASAGMDVSDGLAQDLGHLCAASRVGVVLELDRLPLSPAVRSALGPEGALQGGEDYELLLAVPPPRVQAFERACARAGQAVTRVGVLTRERAWRIRDAEGRPRVTPPGFDHFARSGKQIRPDD, from the coding sequence ATGCCCGGTGAGTTCGACCTCATCCAACGCTTCCTCGCCTGCTTTCCGCGCGCCCGGGTGCCGGTGGGACCCGGGGACGATTGCGCCGTGCTCGCTCCGTCGAAGGGCGCGCTGTGCGTCACCACCGACGCGGTGGTGGAGGACGTGCACTTCACCCGCGCGACGTTCTCGCCCGCGGACATCGGCCACAAGGCGCTCGCGGTGAACCTGTCGGACCTGGCCGCCATGGGCGCCGTGCCCCGCTGGTTCGTCTGCGCGCTCGCGCTGCCCCGGGACTTCCCGCCTCGCGAGCTGTCCGCGCTCGGCCGGGGCATGGCCGCGCTCGCGAAGGCGCACCGCATCGCGCTCGTGGGCGGCAACTTCACCTCCGCGCGCGAGGTGTCCGTCACCCTCACCGTCACCGGCGAGCTGCCCCACCCACCCCTCCTCCGCTCGGGGGCTCGGCCCGGGGACCTGCTCTACGTCTCCGGCACGCTGGGCGACGCGCGCCTGGGCCTCCAGCTGCTCCAGGCCGGCGTCCGGCGGGGCGCGGCCGTGAGGCGCCAGCGCCGCCCCGAGCCCCGCGTCGCCCTGGGACAGGTCGCCGCGCGGTTCGCCTCCGCCGGGATGGACGTGTCGGATGGGCTGGCCCAGGACCTGGGGCACCTGTGCGCCGCGTCCCGGGTGGGCGTGGTGCTGGAGCTGGACCGGCTGCCCCTGTCCCCCGCCGTGCGCTCGGCCCTGGGGCCTGAAGGGGCGCTCCAGGGCGGGGAGGACTACGAGCTGCTCCTGGCCGTTCCCCCTCCGCGCGTGCAGGCGTTCGAGCGGGCGTGTGCCCGCGCCGGGCAGGCGGTGACGCGCGTCGGGGTGCTCACCCGGGAGCGCGCGTGGCGCATCCGTGACGCCGAAGGACGCCCGCGGGTGACTCCCCCGGGATTCGATCACTTCGCCCGGTCAGGCAAGCAGATCCGGCCGGATGATTGA